A stretch of the Actinoalloteichus fjordicus genome encodes the following:
- the cobC gene encoding Rv2231c family pyridoxal phosphate-dependent protein CobC has protein sequence MSSGDRHHGPAVGHGLPSPAAAARPPAAAPARERDRADHGSGAPSVDRPLPVGHRSDPEPGLAALRHHGDVEATAGLLDFAVNVRLDAPPRWLRDRLAAGLADLGRYPSPAEDAATRSAVAARHGRPPEEVLVLNGAAECFALLPELRPRHAAVVHPSFTEPELALRQAGVPISRVVLSAADGYRLRPELVPADADLVVLGNPTNPTSVLHPAEVVRSLARPGRTLVVDEAFIDVVPGEAESLAGDGEVPGLVVVRSLTKTWALAGLRAGYALAAPALVARLAARRPHWPVGSLVHVAVQACCSPAAVAEAEAAAGDLAARRREMIEELTVFAALRVHQPASAPFLLLTVPDGAGVRRGLRQRGVAVRRCDTFPGLTEDHLRVAVRSAERTRLLCAALSDLLRDTRMS, from the coding sequence ATGAGCAGCGGCGATCGGCACCACGGTCCGGCGGTCGGGCACGGCTTGCCGTCCCCGGCGGCCGCCGCCCGCCCACCGGCGGCCGCCCCGGCCCGCGAGCGCGATCGGGCCGACCACGGCAGCGGGGCGCCATCGGTCGACAGGCCCCTCCCCGTCGGGCACCGGTCCGACCCCGAGCCCGGCCTCGCCGCGCTGCGCCATCACGGCGACGTCGAGGCGACGGCGGGCCTGCTGGACTTCGCCGTCAACGTCCGGCTCGACGCGCCGCCGCGCTGGTTACGGGACCGACTCGCCGCGGGCCTTGCCGACCTCGGCCGCTACCCCTCGCCCGCCGAGGACGCCGCCACCCGGTCCGCCGTCGCCGCGCGACACGGCAGGCCGCCGGAAGAGGTGCTGGTGCTGAACGGCGCCGCCGAGTGCTTCGCACTGCTCCCTGAACTGCGGCCCCGGCACGCCGCCGTCGTGCACCCCTCCTTCACCGAGCCCGAGCTGGCGCTTCGTCAGGCGGGGGTGCCGATCAGCAGGGTCGTGCTCTCCGCCGCCGACGGCTACCGCCTCCGGCCGGAACTCGTCCCGGCCGACGCCGATCTCGTCGTGCTGGGGAATCCGACGAACCCCACCTCGGTGCTGCATCCGGCGGAGGTCGTCCGCTCGCTGGCCCGTCCTGGGCGGACCCTGGTGGTGGACGAGGCCTTCATCGACGTCGTGCCCGGCGAGGCCGAGTCACTCGCAGGCGACGGCGAGGTCCCCGGGCTCGTGGTGGTGCGCAGCCTCACGAAGACCTGGGCGCTGGCCGGGCTGCGGGCGGGCTACGCCCTGGCCGCGCCGGCACTGGTGGCCAGGCTGGCCGCGCGTCGACCGCACTGGCCGGTCGGGAGCCTGGTCCACGTCGCGGTCCAGGCCTGCTGTTCGCCTGCGGCGGTCGCCGAGGCCGAGGCCGCCGCAGGCGATCTCGCCGCCCGTCGCCGGGAGATGATCGAGGAGCTGACCGTCTTCGCCGCGTTACGCGTCCACCAGCCTGCCTCGGCCCCGTTCCTGCTTCTGACGGTGCCCGACGGAGCCGGGGTGCGCCGGGGCCTGCGTCAGCGGGGAGTCGCGGTCCGTCGGTGCGATACCTTTCCCGGACTGACCGAGGATCATCTTCGCGTCGCGGTGCGGTCTGCCGAGCGGACCCGCCTGCTGTGCGCGGCCCTGTCCGATCTGCTGCGCGACACGCGAATGTCGTGA